The genomic stretch TCCTTGCAGGGACAGTGTTCCTCTATAGCAATACGCGGGGCGGAGGCGAAGATCCTGAAGGAGAAGTCGTTCTCAGAATTAATAACATAGAAGTCAAGCGCGGAGAGTTTGAGAGTGCCGTCGCCAATGCCTTGGAAACTCAAAGACGAAACCAGAGATTCGGTGCGCTGGACCGAGAGGAAACGCAAAAATCGGTAATTGATCGCTGGGTACAGCAAACCATACTTGGGAGTGTGGATATCGGTCCTGCTGAAATAGAACGCTACATCCGAAGCGACACCACCCGAGTCGAGCAGTACAATCTTTACCAACAATTCGGGGCAGTAGACCTCTATACAGAGAATGTTCGTTTACAACTGAGTTCCGCCGCACTCCGAGATAGTGTTCAGTCGCTTGAGTTGATAACCGATACTGAAGCAGAACAAGCATATCGACTTGAATCAGACAAGGCAAAAGTTAAATTTATTGAGTTTAAGCATAGCGATTATGTCGCAACGACTGAAGTAGATGAAACAGAAGCAGAGGCGTACTTTGAGGAAAATCGGGATAACTATAAATCGGAAGAACAGGTGAATGTAAAGTTTATTAGGGTAAATCCTGCTGTTCTCGTTTCAGAAGAAGACATTGCTGCGTATTATGCGGAAAACCAAGCGGAGTTTACGACACCCGAAGTGGTTAAAGCACGTCATATCTTGAAAAAATTTCCTGATAATGCGACCGACGAACAAAAGGCGGAAACCAAAACCGCCGCAGAGGAACTCCTCAAAACTATCAACGCTGAACTTGAAGCAGGTGCGGATTTCGCAGAACTCGCAATGACGCATTCAGAGGGCCCTTCCGGTGCGCAAGGTGGTGCCTTAAGAGGCGGAAACCCAAAACTTCCGCCCGGAGACTACTTTGCACGTGGGGACATGGTCAAACCCTTCGAGGAGACAGCTTTTGACATCTTGGAACCAGGAGCAGTCAGCGGTTTAGTCGAAACACAATTTGGGTTTCACATCATCAAGTTGGAAGAAAAGAGAGCACCAGAAGTTCAACCTTTCGACCAGGCCCAATACGAGATCCGACAAAAACTCGTTCAAGTCAGCGGCGTTGATGAAGCAAAAAAAGTTTCATCCGACCTTCTGTATGAAATCGAAATTCACGATTATGACGCGGCTCTTGCACTTGAAAGATACAAGGAGCTTTCCCTCATCGCGCTGGAAACCGGGTTCTTTAGCCGTGATGTTACAACTATTCCACAGATTGGCGCAAGATGGGGGTATCAAGGGTTAATCGAAGAACTCTTTGATATGGAAGTGAACGTAATAAAGGTTATTGAGGCGAAAAGGTCGGATGGAGAAAGAGTAGAAGCCTATTTTGTCGCCACCGTTCTTGAGAAAAAACCGGCGACGATTCCACCGTTTTCGGAAATCAAACCACAGGTCTTCAGCGATCTGAAAACAGAAAAATCCAAAGAGCGTGCCTTTGCGGATGCACAAAATCTGGTCAATAAACGGGCGGACACCACATCGCTGGATGTCTTATTGGAAAAGTATGATGCGCCTGAAGGCTTAGAGGTAGACCAACTTTCTGTCCAGGAAAGTAACCTTTTCGCACTCAGTCCAAACAGCGATTATATTGCAGGTATGGGAAGTTCGACTGAAACTATGTTTGCCGCATTTCGGATGAAGGTTGATGAGATTGGGGGTCCCTTCAAAGGGAGCAATTCTGTCTATATTGTCCAACTCGTTGAGCGGGAAGAACCTGACATTGAAACGTTCCAAATGGACCCGGCTGAGAAAGCGCGGCATCGTCAAGCTCTCATCCAAGCGAAGAAACGGGAAACATATCTGAATTGGTTCGCTGCACGCAAAAAGGCGAGTGAACTTTGGATCCATCCAGATTATCGTTAATTCAACGCCAGTTTGAAAATTAGTCTGTAGGTTGGGTAGAGCGGTAAATACACCGAAAGAATCGCAGAATGTGGAGAGATATACCGTTTTTCAAGACACTTTCTGTGTCAATATATCAAACTCACGTTTAATTCAGGAGTTCGTAGAAGAAATTGCGGCGTTTGGGAGTATAACCCAACTCGCTTATGGTGCGTTCGATCTCCTCAATCGGCATGCAATAGACGGTTCCAGCTTTGCTGACAACGTTTTCCTCTATCATTGTACCACCCATATCATTTGCACCGAATTTAAGTGATAATTGTCCGATCTTCGGACCTTGGGTTACCCATGAAGATTGAAAGTTATCGAAGTTATCCAAGAACAATCGCGAAATAGCAAGCGTTTTGAGATATTCAAAACTTCCTGCAGGTGGTATATGATCCATACGAGTATTGGCGGGTTGTAGCGACCAACAGATAAATGCTGTGAATCCACCTGTCTCATCTTGTAAATCGCGCAGTCTGACGAGGTGCTCAACACGTTCGGTGTAGCTCTCTACATGCCCATACATCATCGTCGCACTCGACTTGAGTCCAACTAAATGTCCCTGACGCATGACCTCCAGCCACTCATCAGCGGTGCATTTCTTAGGGCTAATCTCATTACGGGCATGGTCAGTGAGAATCTCTGCACCGCCGCCAGGGATCGAATCAAGCCCAGCATCTCGCAACCGGATGAGCATTTCTTGCAACGACATACGGTTTATTTTGGCAAACCAGTCCAACTCTGGTGGGGAAAACCCATGGATATGAATGCGGTAATTTGCTTTGATCCAACGGAGGAGATCTTCGTACCAGTCAAGTTTGAGTTTCGGATGCAATCCACCTTGCATGAGAATCAACTCACCGCCAAGATCCAGTGTTTCCTGTATCTTTTTCCCCAGTTCTTCCCGCTCCATAACATAAGCGTCAGGGTCTTGACGATGGCGATAGAAAGCACAAAAATCGCAGTCAACATAACACCAATTGGTATAGTTGATATTTCGGTCAACAATGTAAGTGACGTAACCTTCGGGATGTTTGCGTTGCCGGGCAATATCTGCAGCGTGCCCCAGAGCGAGTAAGTCGTGGCTCTTAAAAAGCGTCAAGCAGTCATCAAAGTCTAACCGTTCGCCCGAAAGCGATTTCTCAAGGATAGGTTGGATGTTTGTATCCATTTACAAGTTTCCTTAATCCATAAAGTATACTGATGCCAAATCTAATGTTGCAATTCTAACACTTTATAACCTGTTTGTCAACTTTTCTGCCATTTTAATTTGACTTTTGCAGGAAATTAAGTATAATTGTAACACGTTTGTTCTGAATCTGTATTTAAGTAAGGAGAGACAAAATGAGCGAAGTGGTTTACAATGAAGACTTAGTGAAACGCGTATCAAATAAATACCTCGCAGTGAATATTGCCGCGAAGCGCGCCAGAGATATAAACGCAGATGGTTTGCCTATTGCGCCTTCAAGCACTGCAGATAAAAGGAAGAAATCTGTCGCCGTTGCAACGCAGGAGTTGGTTGAAGGGAAACTTCACTTTGAAAGAAGCGAGGTCAAAGCACCCGCTCAGAATACGCCGTCGATTTTTGCCGACTCGCAGGATTCAGAAGATGGGAGTGATATATTTGATGAAGAACTCCTCGCACGCGAAGGTGATGCTGACCCAGAGGAGCGTGAGGAAGGTATTTAAGGCTCTTCAATGGCGGAAATTGCTCCTACCCAACTAACCTCTTGCCAAAAAAAACGCCAAAAAAATTGAAGGCACTTGACAATTCCCAATAAAGTGGGTATAATTAAAAGTGCTGCTGACGTGGCTCAATGGTAGAGCAAGTGATTTGTAATCACTAGGTTGGAGGTTCGATTCCTCTCGTCAGCTTTTTTAATGGGGGTATGCTAGAGCGGTCAAATAGGGCAGACTGTAAATCTGTTGGCTATGCCTACGGTGGTTCGAATCCATCTGCNNNNNNNNNNNNNNNNNNNNNNNNNNNNNNNNNNNNNNNNNNNNNNNNNNNNNNNNNNNNNNNNNNNNNNNNNNNNNNNNNNNNNNNNNNNNNNNNNNNNNNNNNNNNNNNNNNNNNNNNNNNNNNNNATGCGGGAGTAGCTCAGCTGGTAGAGCATTGGCCTTCCAAGCCATGTGTCGCGGGTTCGATTCCCGTCTCCCGCTTGTTGGTGTTTTTTATTTTCGCCGATGTAGCTCAGTCGGTAGAGCGCGTCCTTGGTAAGGACGAGGTCACCGGTTCAATTCCGGTCATCGGCTCCACTTATCGAAAGTAGAGTGCTTATTATGCCCAGAGACATTGTAATATTAGCATGTGATGTATGTAGCCAGCGGAATTATGTGACGACCCGGAATCGTCGGACAAACCAAAATCGATACGAACGGAAGAAATACTGTCGTTTCTGTCGAAAACATACATCCCACAAGGAAACACGATAACTTTTTGGGTAGGGGACGTAGACAACACCGCTCTGATCGTCAAATCGGTGTGCAGTTTCCTATACAAAACTTGCAGGCCAGTAGCTCCAACGGCTAGAGCGTCGGTCTCCAAAACCGAATGTTGGGGGTTCGAATCCCTCCTGGCCTGAATTACATTCAGGGAATAAATCAAGAATGGCAAAGAGTGTCTAAGCCAGATGCCAAAGAAGTCCAAGGCAGCACCATTACTGTTATCATTGCTTCCGCCGTGTTAGGACTTTTCATCGGGTTAGTCGATGGTAACTCCGCTTTTCCAAAGTGGAGCAACCCGCTGGGTTGGATCTTTCTGGTGGCTCTTCCAATCGTTGTTTACTTTATTACGCGAAGTTGGGAGAATCAACCGCAAAGTGTTAGAGAAGCCGAAGTGTCTGGGGGTAGCGGCGGGAATCGGAAAGTGATAGCGGCAGCAATAGCCTGTATCCCTTTAATCGCTGTACTCGTAAGCCAGTATGTCCTCAGTAATCCCCTTGAAGGTTTCGGTATGGCTTTCCTCAGAACGCTCTTTATTCGTTAATCGTAATGTGCATACGCTGGTGAATCAGAATATGGATGGATACTGGTACGTTGTTCAAATATACACTGGACATGAGAAAAAGGTTAAACTGACGCTCGACAACATGATCGCCAGGGAAGACCTACAGGACGAAATCCTGCAGGTGAATGTCCCAGAGACTGAGGTTGTAGAGATTAAAGATGGTCAACGGAAAGAGAGCCGGCGTCCATCTTATCCGGGGTACGTCCTTGTGAATACCACCCATCAACTCGGTCCACATGTCGACAATCCGATTGGGCAAAGGAGTTGGACTCTCATACAAGAGACACCGGGAGTCATGAACTTTTTAGGTCCCACCTTACATCCATCACCGCTGAGTCCGGATGATGTCGAAGCAATGCTTCAGATGTCAACCGAGGAAGAGGAAGTCCTACCAGTACCCGCAATGGAATATGAAATAGGCGATAAGGTCAAGGTGATAAACGGTCCGTTTAGTGGATTCCCGGGCGAAATCGAAGAAATTGACATGGAACACCAACGATTACGCCTCAGCATCTCACTTTTCGGTCGCTCCACCTCCGTTGACTTGGGCTTACTCGAAGTGGAAGAATTGAACTAAACGCAAACGGCGTAG from Candidatus Poribacteria bacterium encodes the following:
- a CDS encoding peptidyl-prolyl cis-trans isomerase, which codes for MIIFLREKFIAQLFMWIIAIVFLAGTVFLYSNTRGGGEDPEGEVVLRINNIEVKRGEFESAVANALETQRRNQRFGALDREETQKSVIDRWVQQTILGSVDIGPAEIERYIRSDTTRVEQYNLYQQFGAVDLYTENVRLQLSSAALRDSVQSLELITDTEAEQAYRLESDKAKVKFIEFKHSDYVATTEVDETEAEAYFEENRDNYKSEEQVNVKFIRVNPAVLVSEEDIAAYYAENQAEFTTPEVVKARHILKKFPDNATDEQKAETKTAAEELLKTINAELEAGADFAELAMTHSEGPSGAQGGALRGGNPKLPPGDYFARGDMVKPFEETAFDILEPGAVSGLVETQFGFHIIKLEEKRAPEVQPFDQAQYEIRQKLVQVSGVDEAKKVSSDLLYEIEIHDYDAALALERYKELSLIALETGFFSRDVTTIPQIGARWGYQGLIEELFDMEVNVIKVIEAKRSDGERVEAYFVATVLEKKPATIPPFSEIKPQVFSDLKTEKSKERAFADAQNLVNKRADTTSLDVLLEKYDAPEGLEVDQLSVQESNLFALSPNSDYIAGMGSSTETMFAAFRMKVDEIGGPFKGSNSVYIVQLVEREEPDIETFQMDPAEKARHRQALIQAKKRETYLNWFAARKKASELWIHPDYR
- the mqnC gene encoding dehypoxanthine futalosine cyclase, coding for MDTNIQPILEKSLSGERLDFDDCLTLFKSHDLLALGHAADIARQRKHPEGYVTYIVDRNINYTNWCYVDCDFCAFYRHRQDPDAYVMEREELGKKIQETLDLGGELILMQGGLHPKLKLDWYEDLLRWIKANYRIHIHGFSPPELDWFAKINRMSLQEMLIRLRDAGLDSIPGGGAEILTDHARNEISPKKCTADEWLEVMRQGHLVGLKSSATMMYGHVESYTERVEHLVRLRDLQDETGGFTAFICWSLQPANTRMDHIPPAGSFEYLKTLAISRLFLDNFDNFQSSWVTQGPKIGQLSLKFGANDMGGTMIEENVVSKAGTVYCMPIEEIERTISELGYTPKRRNFFYELLN
- the rpoZ gene encoding DNA-directed RNA polymerase subunit omega, producing the protein MSEVVYNEDLVKRVSNKYLAVNIAAKRARDINADGLPIAPSSTADKRKKSVAVATQELVEGKLHFERSEVKAPAQNTPSIFADSQDSEDGSDIFDEELLAREGDADPEEREEGI
- the rpmG gene encoding 50S ribosomal protein L33 encodes the protein MPRDIVILACDVCSQRNYVTTRNRRTNQNRYERKKYCRFCRKHTSHKETR
- a CDS encoding preprotein translocase subunit SecE — protein: MSKPDAKEVQGSTITVIIASAVLGLFIGLVDGNSAFPKWSNPLGWIFLVALPIVVYFITRSWENQPQSVREAEVSGGSGGNRKVIAAAIACIPLIAVLVSQYVLSNPLEGFGMAFLRTLFIR
- the nusG gene encoding transcription termination/antitermination factor NusG, with the protein product MDGYWYVVQIYTGHEKKVKLTLDNMIAREDLQDEILQVNVPETEVVEIKDGQRKESRRPSYPGYVLVNTTHQLGPHVDNPIGQRSWTLIQETPGVMNFLGPTLHPSPLSPDDVEAMLQMSTEEEEVLPVPAMEYEIGDKVKVINGPFSGFPGEIEEIDMEHQRLRLSISLFGRSTSVDLGLLEVEELN